In Desulfovibrio sp. 86, the following proteins share a genomic window:
- a CDS encoding bifunctional riboflavin kinase/FAD synthetase produces the protein MNIAHSIEELTFLEASGLTIGNFDGVHLGHQALIRHTLDVCAGEKLTPVVMTFWPHPRQVVMPQRGHMPLTTREERFALLEALGVEHVLELPFTPELAAHDANSFVREFLAPLHLRHLIVGYDFSLGRDRGGHVETLRRLGADAGFCVEQLSPVVVDGTVVSSTTLRALIGEGNVREAARLLGRFHGFSGIVVHGDGRGAGLGFPTANLARPQVVIPTEGVYATLATPADADGHTWPAVTCIGRKPTFGDNELTVETFLLEGGRDFYGQAMRLDFVDHLRGEERFDSVEALKAQIAADVDHARRILAAFIRL, from the coding sequence ATGAATATTGCACATTCCATTGAAGAGCTTACTTTTCTTGAGGCCAGCGGCCTCACCATAGGCAACTTTGACGGCGTACACCTTGGGCATCAGGCGCTCATACGGCATACGCTGGATGTGTGCGCCGGAGAAAAGCTGACGCCCGTGGTCATGACGTTCTGGCCGCATCCGCGTCAGGTGGTCATGCCCCAGCGTGGGCATATGCCTCTGACCACGCGCGAAGAACGCTTTGCCCTGCTGGAAGCCCTTGGCGTGGAGCATGTGCTGGAACTACCCTTTACTCCCGAACTGGCCGCTCATGACGCCAACAGCTTTGTGCGGGAATTTCTTGCGCCGCTGCACCTGCGCCACCTGATCGTCGGCTATGACTTTTCCCTGGGGCGCGATCGGGGCGGGCATGTGGAGACGCTGCGCCGCCTGGGCGCGGACGCGGGTTTTTGCGTGGAGCAGCTGTCGCCTGTGGTTGTGGACGGCACAGTGGTGAGTTCAACAACGCTGCGCGCGCTTATCGGCGAGGGCAACGTGCGTGAGGCCGCCCGCCTGCTGGGGCGCTTTCACGGGTTCAGCGGCATCGTCGTGCACGGCGACGGGCGCGGAGCCGGTCTGGGCTTTCCCACGGCCAATCTGGCCCGCCCGCAGGTGGTCATTCCCACCGAGGGCGTCTACGCAACCCTTGCCACGCCTGCCGATGCCGACGGCCATACCTGGCCCGCAGTGACCTGCATAGGACGCAAACCCACCTTCGGCGACAATGAACTCACCGTGGAAACCTTTTTGCTTGAAGGCGGACGGGATTTTTACGGTCAGGCCATGCGTCTGGATTTTGTGGATCATTTGCGTGGGGAAGAGCGTTTTGACTCCGTGGAGGCCCTCAAGGCGCAGATCGCGGCCGACGTTGACCACGCGCGCCGCATCCTGGCCGCCTTCATCCGTCTGTAG
- a CDS encoding histidinol-phosphatase codes for MIRADLHNHTLAAHGRDTVAAMYEAALGSHLEWYGLSEHSPLPPGYACPLYTGDLTVTFPAYVDAVLALKESAPTDGPRVLLGMELDWLPVNAPWMRKILGHYPFDYVIGGLHFVQDVPVGSPRSWGEGIALPQRFARYAAYYEEMARLAASGLVDVVAHPDFIKVCCYDDFQAWLKQPGSLDLIAGALTAMRDSDTAMEVSSAGLRKSFHEPYPGPAIMEIAADLGLTISFGSDAHAASETVSHFEELARYARSYGFKNNRIAVAREKILLDF; via the coding sequence ATGATACGCGCTGATCTGCATAACCACACCCTTGCCGCTCACGGACGCGACACCGTGGCCGCCATGTACGAGGCCGCTCTGGGCAGTCATCTGGAGTGGTACGGTCTCTCCGAACATTCGCCCCTGCCGCCCGGCTACGCCTGCCCGCTGTATACCGGCGATCTCACTGTAACTTTTCCCGCTTACGTGGATGCCGTGCTGGCCCTCAAGGAAAGCGCGCCGACCGATGGGCCGCGCGTTCTGCTCGGCATGGAACTGGATTGGCTGCCCGTCAATGCGCCCTGGATGCGGAAGATTCTGGGTCACTATCCCTTTGACTACGTTATCGGCGGCCTGCATTTCGTGCAGGACGTGCCTGTGGGTTCGCCGCGCAGCTGGGGAGAAGGCATTGCCCTGCCGCAGCGCTTTGCGCGCTATGCCGCCTATTATGAAGAAATGGCCCGCCTGGCCGCCAGCGGTCTGGTGGATGTGGTCGCCCATCCGGATTTTATCAAGGTCTGCTGCTATGACGATTTTCAGGCATGGCTCAAACAGCCCGGCAGTCTTGATCTCATAGCTGGCGCTCTTACCGCCATGCGCGACTCCGATACGGCCATGGAAGTTTCCTCCGCCGGACTGCGCAAATCCTTTCATGAGCCGTATCCCGGCCCCGCCATAATGGAAATCGCCGCTGACCTTGGGCTGACCATCAGTTTCGGCTCCGACGCCCACGCCGCCAGCGAAACCGTATCCCACTTCGAAGAACTGGCTCGCTACGCTCGCAGCTACGGGTTCAAAAATAACCGTATCGCTGTAGCGCGTGAGAAGATACTGCTCGATTTTTAG
- a CDS encoding c-type cytochrome, with the protein MKNRGVYAGLVLAGLLLVFGVWVLSFFDTTLSIKRVAMDSEVAAKRVALPSGQALFNPPRPEDAPESIRKEVMLGYKIMTETSKYASQYIGNGKDSKLSCSSCHFEGGRSMESFSLVGVGATYPRYRDRNEYTVDLGIRIQGCFDRSMNGTPPPLDGQIIQSLLVYLQWISKDIPIYSKLPWTLPGSLGNPHKPDVAAGAEVYKDVCARCHGVNGEGTDIAPPLWGDGSYNDGAGMHRIRTLSTFAWHFMPKNAPSLTQESALDVAGYIHEKPRPKFVPSHPDKIELLIPLTEGK; encoded by the coding sequence ATGAAAAACCGCGGCGTATATGCAGGGCTCGTTCTCGCGGGCCTGTTGCTTGTCTTTGGCGTATGGGTGCTGTCATTTTTTGACACAACGCTTTCGATCAAAAGGGTGGCCATGGACTCGGAGGTCGCGGCCAAACGGGTGGCCCTGCCATCGGGGCAGGCGCTGTTCAATCCGCCCCGGCCCGAGGATGCGCCCGAGAGCATCCGCAAAGAGGTCATGCTGGGCTACAAGATCATGACGGAAACCAGCAAATACGCCTCGCAATATATTGGCAATGGCAAGGACAGCAAGCTCTCCTGTTCCAGCTGCCACTTTGAAGGCGGCCGGTCCATGGAGAGCTTCTCCCTGGTGGGGGTCGGCGCCACATACCCGCGCTACCGCGACCGCAACGAATATACGGTTGATCTCGGCATCCGCATTCAGGGCTGCTTTGACCGCAGCATGAACGGAACGCCGCCGCCGCTGGACGGGCAGATCATCCAGTCCCTGCTGGTTTATCTGCAATGGATTTCCAAGGACATCCCCATCTATTCCAAGCTGCCCTGGACCTTGCCCGGAAGTCTGGGCAATCCCCACAAGCCCGACGTGGCCGCTGGCGCAGAGGTGTACAAGGACGTATGCGCACGCTGCCACGGCGTGAACGGCGAAGGCACGGACATCGCGCCGCCCCTGTGGGGTGACGGGTCGTACAACGACGGGGCCGGCATGCACCGGATACGTACCCTGTCCACATTTGCCTGGCACTTCATGCCCAAGAACGCCCCCTCGCTCACGCAGGAATCGGCCCTGGACGTGGCGGGTTACATACATGAAAAGCCCAGGCCCAAGTTCGTGCCCAGCCATCCCGACAAGATTGAGCTGCTCATCCCCCTGACGGAAGGGAAGTAG
- a CDS encoding c-type cytochrome — protein MIFPILHIPGVGDGMTIAMDAVLHVVISHGLAIGFMTMLILFQTMTYAGKGPHWARISRSLLGPAVVVITSVGAVTGVGIWFITGILAPEGIGSLIHLFFWPWFIEWGAFTSEVILLLFYYYLWDRLAEKHPGRLTALGWGYVTMAVISAILISGILGFMLTPDGWPWGQTFDEAYYNPTFAPQVFLRLAGGLAIGSLLLAAWIAWRFKGTREERGSALRLAGGVFLGCVAVGAVSAWIYFSRVPMTFLTHWKFAVATSYMSQKPDFLPALNAIAVGVLCLTGLVAVLRWPVVCRILCIPAILLSVFMVMEFERIREFVRGPYLLPGHMYANQVPLVEKLAVDEKKESYLPRMRWVDDNGTLPPDMVAGKALFAANCGVCHTTVKGGLNNIGIRVAGRTLDSLNAIVSITENLGPFMTPFTGSEPERLLLASYIYMLGTEQGYIKIPQAPKAPAAQAAAKEAK, from the coding sequence ATGATTTTTCCCATACTGCACATTCCGGGTGTTGGCGATGGCATGACCATCGCCATGGACGCCGTGCTGCACGTCGTCATAAGTCACGGTCTGGCCATTGGCTTCATGACCATGCTGATCCTTTTTCAAACCATGACGTACGCGGGCAAGGGGCCGCACTGGGCGCGCATCAGCCGCAGCCTGCTGGGCCCGGCGGTGGTGGTCATCACCTCCGTGGGCGCGGTGACGGGCGTGGGCATCTGGTTCATCACCGGCATTCTCGCGCCAGAGGGCATAGGCTCGCTTATCCACCTCTTTTTCTGGCCCTGGTTCATCGAGTGGGGGGCTTTTACCTCTGAAGTCATCCTGTTGCTCTTTTACTACTATCTGTGGGACAGGCTGGCGGAAAAGCATCCCGGCCGCCTGACCGCCCTGGGTTGGGGCTATGTGACCATGGCCGTCATCTCGGCCATCCTTATATCCGGCATCCTGGGCTTCATGCTCACGCCCGACGGCTGGCCCTGGGGGCAGACGTTTGACGAGGCATACTACAATCCCACCTTTGCGCCCCAGGTCTTTTTGCGGCTGGCTGGCGGGCTTGCCATAGGGTCGTTGCTGCTGGCGGCCTGGATAGCCTGGCGCTTCAAGGGCACGCGGGAGGAGCGGGGCAGCGCCCTGCGGCTTGCGGGCGGCGTTTTTCTTGGCTGTGTGGCCGTGGGCGCGGTCAGCGCGTGGATTTACTTCTCGCGCGTGCCCATGACCTTTCTCACCCACTGGAAGTTCGCTGTGGCCACGTCCTACATGTCGCAGAAGCCTGACTTTCTGCCCGCCCTCAATGCCATTGCGGTGGGGGTGCTGTGCCTCACCGGGCTGGTCGCCGTACTGCGCTGGCCGGTGGTATGCCGCATTCTCTGCATTCCGGCTATCCTTCTCAGCGTGTTTATGGTGATGGAATTCGAGCGGATACGTGAATTCGTGCGCGGGCCGTATCTGCTGCCCGGCCATATGTACGCCAATCAGGTGCCGCTGGTGGAAAAGCTGGCTGTTGACGAAAAGAAGGAGAGCTATCTGCCGCGCATGCGCTGGGTGGATGACAACGGCACGTTGCCGCCGGACATGGTGGCGGGCAAGGCGCTGTTTGCCGCCAACTGCGGCGTGTGCCACACCACGGTCAAGGGCGGGCTGAACAATATCGGCATCCGCGTGGCCGGGCGCACTCTGGACAGCCTCAACGCCATTGTGTCCATTACGGAAAACCTCGGCCCCTTCATGACGCCCTTTACCGGGTCGGAACCGGAGCGCCTGCTGCTGGCCAGCTATATTTACATGCTCGGAACCGAGCAGGGCTATATCAAGATACCGCAGGCGCCGAAAGCTCCGGCAGCCCAGGCGGCGGCCAAGGAGGCGAAGTAG
- a CDS encoding c-type cytochrome, translating to MNKWTDLFLLHPLPEGWLNGLLFVTFGLHLLFALLIVGTAVLGFVFFLQDWLDNDQPGQHWNSKFLHTHLGLKSLAVVLGIAPLLLIQIRYSYSFFTATGLFAYAWLAVIPLLIVAFLLIDGFNHSMTSRTWLAMACGVIGVGALLTVPAIFTGALALMERHALWARFGQSGGQDFANLPALGPHWLLRYLHVIGAALVLGAAFQLFFSTRNNPEKTPRLRNWIFGATLAQILIGIPLLFTVAAELTWIIVAALTVGATAALLVLWVLRPRQSASDPAPRPVPLPAPRSLLWLLPLAFAAMLVGRQFIQDGAMNPLQAANDAYRAERAKTMGPFRQPSLDAYAFKLKTVYDNGDVIYDQACAPCHGLEGKGDGPAARQLIIPAEHVADIRANREYVYTLVRDGVPGSGMPYFRLYDREKIEMVLDAMGKRFDMFGKTDVPDREPDSDAMIVWAETCSVCHGVEGEITAFGHTLLPPPPDLQQYSVTHARALEVITNGYPGTVMPPFRHLPQEVLEDLTVISNTFRVVK from the coding sequence ATGAACAAATGGACAGATCTCTTCCTCCTGCATCCCCTGCCCGAGGGCTGGCTCAACGGCCTGCTTTTCGTGACCTTTGGCCTGCACCTGCTGTTTGCCCTGCTTATTGTGGGCACGGCCGTGCTGGGATTTGTGTTCTTTTTGCAGGACTGGCTGGACAATGACCAGCCGGGGCAGCACTGGAACAGCAAGTTCCTGCACACCCATCTGGGACTCAAAAGCCTGGCTGTGGTGCTTGGCATTGCGCCTCTGCTGCTCATACAGATTCGCTATTCCTACTCCTTCTTCACCGCCACGGGTCTTTTCGCCTATGCGTGGCTGGCGGTGATACCCCTGCTGATCGTGGCCTTTCTGCTCATTGACGGCTTTAACCATTCAATGACGAGCCGCACCTGGCTGGCCATGGCCTGCGGCGTCATCGGCGTGGGAGCCCTGCTTACGGTGCCCGCCATCTTTACCGGGGCGCTGGCGCTGATGGAGCGGCATGCCCTGTGGGCCCGGTTCGGGCAGTCGGGCGGACAGGATTTCGCCAACTTGCCCGCGCTGGGGCCGCACTGGCTGTTGCGTTATCTGCATGTTATCGGCGCGGCTCTTGTGCTTGGCGCGGCATTTCAGCTCTTTTTCTCCACAAGGAACAATCCGGAGAAAACTCCGCGCCTGCGGAACTGGATTTTCGGCGCGACCCTGGCGCAGATTCTCATAGGCATACCGCTGCTGTTCACCGTGGCCGCCGAACTTACCTGGATCATCGTTGCGGCGCTTACGGTGGGCGCGACGGCCGCCCTGCTGGTCTTGTGGGTGCTGCGTCCCCGTCAGTCCGCTTCGGATCCGGCCCCAAGGCCCGTGCCCCTGCCCGCGCCGCGCAGTCTGCTCTGGCTGCTGCCCCTGGCCTTCGCGGCCATGCTGGTGGGCCGCCAGTTCATACAGGACGGAGCCATGAATCCTCTTCAGGCCGCCAACGACGCCTACCGTGCCGAGCGGGCCAAGACCATGGGCCCCTTCCGCCAGCCCTCGCTGGACGCCTACGCCTTCAAGCTCAAGACCGTGTATGACAACGGCGACGTCATTTACGATCAGGCCTGCGCGCCCTGTCATGGTCTGGAAGGCAAGGGCGACGGCCCCGCAGCCAGGCAGCTGATCATACCCGCCGAGCACGTGGCCGACATCCGGGCTAACAGGGAGTATGTCTACACCCTTGTGCGGGACGGGGTGCCCGGTTCCGGCATGCCGTACTTCCGCCTGTATGACCGCGAAAAGATCGAGATGGTGCTGGACGCCATGGGCAAGCGTTTTGACATGTTCGGCAAGACCGATGTGCCAGACCGCGAGCCGGACAGCGACGCCATGATCGTGTGGGCTGAAACCTGCTCGGTCTGCCACGGCGTGGAGGGCGAGATCACCGCTTTCGGGCATACCCTGCTGCCCCCGCCGCCGGATTTGCAGCAGTACTCCGTGACCCATGCCCGCGCTCTTGAGGTCATCACCAACGGCTATCCCGGCACGGTCATGCCGCCATTCCGCCACTTGCCCCAGGAAGTGCTGGAGGATCTGACCGTCATCAGCAATACCTTCAGGGTGGTGAAGTAA
- a CDS encoding VUT family protein, with amino-acid sequence MFTLFTYMALIVGVNYAFAVTPLIELPNGELWAPLSLIVGFIFVVRDYAQRRVGHQVLWAMLVGCVISWYMATPQLALASAAAFAMGELGDWALFTFTNRPFSQRILISSLVGAPLDSIVFLLIIGLATPWSIITMSVSKLLGALLVFWLVRRREQREYAMGLES; translated from the coding sequence ATGTTTACTCTCTTTACCTACATGGCGCTTATTGTTGGCGTGAACTACGCCTTTGCCGTCACGCCCCTGATTGAACTGCCCAATGGCGAGTTGTGGGCCCCGCTGTCGCTGATAGTGGGCTTTATTTTCGTGGTGCGCGACTACGCGCAGCGCCGCGTGGGCCATCAGGTGCTGTGGGCCATGCTGGTGGGCTGCGTCATAAGCTGGTACATGGCCACCCCCCAGCTCGCGCTGGCCAGCGCCGCCGCCTTCGCCATGGGCGAACTGGGCGACTGGGCGCTGTTTACCTTTACCAACCGCCCGTTCTCGCAGCGCATACTTATTTCAAGCCTTGTGGGCGCGCCGCTGGACAGCATCGTATTTCTGCTCATCATCGGCCTTGCCACGCCCTGGTCCATCATAACCATGAGCGTCAGCAAACTGCTGGGCGCGCTGCTGGTCTTCTGGCTGGTACGCCGCCGCGAACAGCGCGAATACGCCATGGGGCTGGAGTCCTGA
- the era gene encoding GTPase Era gives MTDLQYRCGWVALMGPPNAGKSTLLNSILGQKVTIVTPKPQTTRNQIVGIHTDAESQIIFMDTPGLTQVRGRLSKTMIQAVWQSLGQADIIMPVLDAHLYIRHPEFLDRDLAPVAQALASDERPMIVVVNKVDLFSDKSRMLPLLTRLHEMWPKAEIFPVSALRRDGLTDLVALINKKLPKGAAQFPEDQISTAPMRFMTAEIIREKLFLHLRQEVPYSVAVDVENWEEDEERGQTVIHATIYVARPMHKAMVIGRAGQSIKAIGTEARKDIQTLVGGKVHLELWVKVREHWTEDAAFLRDIGMMAE, from the coding sequence ATGACCGACCTGCAATACCGTTGCGGTTGGGTGGCGCTCATGGGGCCGCCCAATGCTGGCAAATCCACTTTGCTCAATTCCATTCTCGGGCAGAAGGTGACCATTGTCACACCCAAGCCGCAGACCACACGCAATCAGATCGTGGGCATCCACACCGATGCGGAATCCCAGATCATTTTTATGGATACTCCCGGTCTCACCCAGGTGCGTGGCCGCCTGAGCAAGACCATGATCCAGGCCGTATGGCAAAGCCTCGGGCAGGCCGACATCATCATGCCGGTGCTGGACGCCCATTTGTACATCCGTCACCCCGAATTCCTCGATCGCGATCTGGCCCCGGTGGCTCAGGCTCTGGCCAGTGACGAGCGCCCGATGATCGTGGTGGTCAACAAGGTGGACCTTTTCAGCGACAAAAGCCGCATGCTGCCGCTGCTGACACGGCTGCACGAAATGTGGCCAAAGGCTGAAATATTCCCCGTGTCCGCTCTGCGCCGGGACGGCCTGACCGACCTTGTGGCTCTGATCAATAAAAAGCTGCCCAAGGGGGCTGCCCAGTTCCCCGAAGACCAGATATCCACCGCGCCCATGCGCTTCATGACGGCGGAAATCATCCGCGAGAAGCTTTTTCTCCATCTGCGGCAGGAAGTTCCCTATTCCGTTGCTGTTGACGTGGAAAACTGGGAAGAAGACGAGGAACGCGGGCAGACGGTCATTCATGCCACCATTTACGTGGCCCGCCCCATGCACAAGGCCATGGTCATCGGCCGGGCCGGGCAGTCCATCAAGGCCATCGGCACCGAGGCCCGCAAGGACATTCAGACTCTGGTGGGCGGCAAGGTGCATCTGGAACTTTGGGTCAAGGTGCGCGAGCACTGGACTGAAGACGCGGCCTTTTTGCGCGACATCGGCATGATGGCGGAGTAG
- a CDS encoding YggS family pyridoxal phosphate-dependent enzyme: MDLLERYGHVLDRLNTACAAAGRPRQDVTLIAVSKLHPASDVAAVAAAGQVDFGENYVQEALQKREDLAADAGSAALAAGIRWHMIGHVQSRKAAQVAGAFVLIHTLDSRKLADGLEKRMLDAEGRQPVLFEINIASEPQKSGLMPADLPALTDYVLERCPHLDVRGLMCLPPVFDAGDAARPHFAHLRELRDGLRQHSGLPLPILSMGMSGDFEAAVAEGATLVRIGTDIFGPRPAKTPPLA; encoded by the coding sequence ATGGATCTGCTGGAGCGTTACGGTCATGTGTTGGACAGGCTGAACACCGCCTGCGCCGCCGCAGGGCGGCCCAGGCAGGATGTGACCCTCATCGCCGTGTCCAAACTGCACCCGGCGAGCGACGTGGCCGCCGTGGCCGCCGCCGGACAGGTGGACTTTGGCGAAAACTATGTGCAGGAAGCCCTGCAAAAGCGCGAAGATCTGGCGGCAGACGCCGGTTCCGCCGCTCTTGCCGCTGGCATCCGCTGGCACATGATAGGGCATGTGCAAAGCCGCAAGGCCGCGCAGGTGGCCGGGGCCTTTGTCCTCATACACACGCTTGATTCTCGCAAACTGGCGGACGGCCTTGAAAAGCGCATGCTCGATGCAGAAGGGCGGCAGCCCGTGCTTTTTGAGATAAATATCGCCTCCGAGCCGCAAAAAAGCGGCCTTATGCCTGCAGATTTGCCGGCATTGACCGATTATGTACTTGAGAGATGCCCGCACCTTGATGTGCGGGGCCTCATGTGCCTGCCCCCGGTTTTTGACGCCGGCGACGCGGCCCGTCCCCATTTTGCCCATCTGCGCGAACTGCGTGACGGCCTGCGCCAGCATTCTGGCCTGCCTCTGCCCATTCTTTCTATGGGCATGAGCGGCGACTTTGAGGCCGCTGTGGCCGAAGGGGCGACTCTGGTACGCATAGGCACGGATATTTTCGGGCCGCGCCCGGCCAAAACGCCGCCTCTGGCATAG
- a CDS encoding flagellar basal body-associated FliL family protein encodes MAAKEKEAPALPEGTVESPKKKSRVKRIVIILAILLMTLSGAGIGGYWWLYLRTPSSSSGAPASDAAGAPAVAGQPAGSSQAGGQGGQGGLSAQGQSGGQGAAGGDGRIERQSDLPRSGGMVLPLPSITVNLSDPTGRRYLKMGMEVEVNADVSAALQANNARIRDAIIMLLAGKNYADISTPDGKVLLKAEVAARLNQILGAQRVIRVYFTDFVVE; translated from the coding sequence ATGGCGGCCAAGGAAAAAGAAGCCCCGGCCCTGCCCGAAGGGACGGTTGAAAGCCCCAAGAAAAAATCCCGGGTCAAGCGAATAGTCATTATTTTGGCGATCTTGCTCATGACCTTGAGCGGCGCTGGAATCGGCGGTTACTGGTGGCTCTATCTGCGTACGCCCTCCAGCAGTTCGGGCGCTCCCGCGTCCGATGCCGCTGGCGCGCCTGCCGTTGCGGGCCAGCCCGCAGGTTCGTCCCAGGCCGGTGGGCAGGGCGGCCAGGGTGGACTGTCCGCACAAGGCCAGTCTGGCGGCCAGGGCGCAGCAGGAGGCGACGGACGTATTGAGCGGCAAAGCGATCTGCCCCGCAGCGGCGGCATGGTGCTGCCCCTGCCGTCCATTACCGTCAACCTGTCAGACCCTACCGGGCGGCGCTATCTCAAGATGGGCATGGAGGTGGAGGTCAACGCCGATGTTTCGGCTGCCCTTCAGGCCAACAACGCCCGCATCCGCGACGCCATCATCATGCTGCTTGCCGGTAAGAATTACGCGGACATATCTACCCCGGACGGCAAGGTGCTGCTCAAGGCCGAAGTGGCGGCGCGCCTTAACCAGATACTTGGGGCACAGCGCGTTATCCGCGTGTACTTTACGGACTTTGTGGTCGAATAG
- the fliN gene encoding flagellar motor switch protein FliN, whose protein sequence is MSQEDQDKLAAQWEAELAKESDAAGDSGGTAEAAAPTATPPAGDDAQRQADEMVAAQWAANMAQEEESHAHQSFGGAGAGMGGHATEAHFKDMTEMARQPADNKLKRELDFILDIPLDVSAELGRTRLLINELLQLGQGSVVELNKLAGEPLEVYVNGKLVARGEAVVINEKFGVRLTDIISPIERVKQLG, encoded by the coding sequence ATGTCGCAGGAAGATCAGGACAAATTGGCCGCCCAGTGGGAAGCCGAACTCGCCAAGGAGTCTGATGCAGCCGGAGATTCCGGCGGCACGGCTGAGGCCGCCGCTCCGACGGCAACCCCGCCCGCTGGCGACGACGCGCAGCGTCAGGCCGATGAGATGGTTGCAGCCCAGTGGGCCGCCAACATGGCCCAGGAAGAGGAATCTCATGCGCACCAGTCCTTTGGCGGGGCCGGGGCTGGCATGGGCGGCCATGCGACCGAGGCCCATTTCAAGGATATGACGGAAATGGCCCGGCAGCCAGCCGACAACAAGCTCAAGCGGGAACTGGACTTTATTCTGGACATTCCGCTGGACGTGTCGGCGGAGCTTGGGCGCACCCGGCTGCTCATCAACGAACTGCTGCAACTGGGACAAGGTTCGGTGGTGGAGCTGAACAAGCTCGCCGGCGAGCCGCTGGAAGTCTACGTCAACGGCAAACTCGTGGCGCGCGGCGAAGCCGTGGTCATCAACGAAAAGTTTGGCGTGCGCCTTACCGACATCATCAGTCCCATTGAAAGGGTGAAACAGCTTGGCTAG
- the fliO gene encoding flagellar biosynthetic protein FliO has product MASLAHAAEHAAVLAAAGGPVTSSLPAEAGGSGQAVRGVVEQGAAALPHGLDKVVENAVELTRQGLGAAAQAAGRFADTLADNLDGGLAGQAAARAAEHGTGLGGSSFSWGGYAQAVGILFLLVALLWLVVWVVRRFGKFNFLPRPGALPKGALVMEAQLPLGPRKGLMVVRFLNRRLLLGVTDQHITLLTEEQAQHEPQDKDFKHIMEEAARSTDSR; this is encoded by the coding sequence TTGGCTAGTCTTGCACATGCCGCAGAACATGCCGCAGTCTTGGCCGCTGCGGGCGGCCCCGTCACTTCGTCGCTGCCCGCAGAAGCGGGCGGTTCGGGGCAGGCGGTGCGCGGCGTGGTGGAGCAGGGTGCGGCAGCGCTGCCGCACGGGCTGGACAAAGTTGTGGAAAACGCCGTTGAGCTGACGCGCCAGGGGCTTGGCGCTGCCGCGCAGGCGGCGGGCCGCTTTGCCGACACCCTTGCTGACAACCTTGACGGCGGTCTGGCCGGGCAGGCTGCGGCCAGGGCTGCTGAACACGGCACGGGCCTTGGGGGAAGCTCCTTTTCCTGGGGCGGCTACGCGCAGGCCGTGGGCATACTGTTTTTGCTGGTGGCCCTGCTGTGGCTGGTGGTCTGGGTGGTGCGCCGCTTTGGCAAGTTCAATTTTCTGCCGCGTCCGGGGGCGCTGCCCAAGGGCGCTCTGGTGATGGAGGCGCAGTTGCCGCTGGGGCCCCGCAAAGGGCTTATGGTGGTACGCTTCTTGAATAGAAGGCTGTTGCTGGGAGTGACCGACCAGCACATAACCCTTCTGACAGAGGAGCAGGCGCAGCATGAGCCGCAGGACAAAGATTTCAAACATATCATGGAAGAAGCCGCTCGCAGTACTGACAGCCGCTAG
- the fliP gene encoding flagellar type III secretion system pore protein FliP (The bacterial flagellar biogenesis protein FliP forms a type III secretion system (T3SS)-type pore required for flagellar assembly.) has product MAMPTLQLSLAGGAKSPEKVSVLLEILFLLTVLSVAPAIMLTVTSFTRIIIVFSFLRQAMGVQQLPPTQILASLAIFMTVVIMYPVGKQINDDALQPYLSERMDYKEALDKAQAPLRTFMFKHTREKDLSIFYSISKMESPKSKEEVPTMLLAAAYVISELKTAFTIGFLIYIPFLVLDMVISSVLLAMGMMMLPPMMVSMPFKLLLFVMVDGWNLLVGSLVNSFLL; this is encoded by the coding sequence ATGGCCATGCCCACCTTGCAGCTCAGCCTTGCCGGCGGCGCGAAATCGCCGGAAAAAGTCTCGGTGCTGCTGGAAATTCTCTTTCTGCTCACCGTCCTTTCGGTGGCTCCCGCCATCATGCTCACGGTCACCAGCTTTACCCGCATCATCATCGTGTTCAGCTTTCTGCGTCAGGCCATGGGCGTGCAGCAATTGCCGCCTACCCAGATACTGGCAAGCCTCGCCATTTTTATGACGGTGGTCATCATGTATCCCGTGGGCAAGCAGATCAACGACGATGCCCTGCAGCCCTATCTCAGCGAACGCATGGATTACAAAGAGGCGCTGGACAAGGCGCAGGCTCCTCTGCGCACCTTCATGTTCAAACATACGCGCGAAAAAGACCTCTCCATCTTCTATTCCATCAGCAAGATGGAATCCCCAAAGAGCAAGGAGGAGGTTCCCACCATGCTGCTGGCGGCGGCCTACGTCATCAGCGAGCTGAAAACGGCCTTTACCATCGGCTTTCTCATCTACATTCCCTTTCTCGTCCTGGACATGGTCATTTCCAGCGTGCTTCTGGCCATGGGCATGATGATGCTGCCCCCCATGATGGTTTCCATGCCGTTCAAATTGCTGCTCTTTGTCATGGTTGACGGCTGGAACCTGCTGGTGGGATCGCTGGTCAACAGCTTTTTGCTCTGA